Proteins encoded in a region of the Chitinivibrionales bacterium genome:
- a CDS encoding GFA family protein, translated as MEKLTGHCTCGNVGFNYSGELGPAAYCHCDDCRRTTGSAFNVSLQLQIKSLQFSGKEYIKEREYIADSGNAIVRAFCSNCGSPIYTIHPHEPDYIWIKAGIVDQTELIKPVHESWTDTKVAWAIITAQSSSKGNFAMPGN; from the coding sequence ATGGAAAAACTAACCGGCCACTGTACCTGCGGAAATGTCGGGTTCAATTACTCGGGAGAATTGGGCCCGGCTGCATATTGCCATTGTGATGATTGCCGGAGAACAACCGGCAGTGCATTTAATGTCTCACTACAATTGCAAATAAAATCGCTGCAATTCAGCGGCAAGGAATATATCAAGGAGAGAGAATATATCGCCGACAGCGGCAATGCGATAGTTCGGGCATTCTGCAGCAATTGCGGATCGCCTATCTACACGATTCATCCGCACGAACCGGATTATATCTGGATAAAGGCCGGAATTGTCGATCAAACTGAACTGATCAAGCCTGTTCACGAATCATGGACAGATACAAAGGTGGCGTGGGCTATCATAACTGCTCAATCGAGCTCAAAAGGTAATTTCGCAATGCCGGGCAATTGA